The following are from one region of the Sebaldella sp. S0638 genome:
- a CDS encoding AbrB/MazE/SpoVT family DNA-binding domain-containing protein, whose translation MKNNTETRERLINISKDGRGADNFRISLPAKWLRDMGISYDKRKVKIVYDSSEKKIIIEKI comes from the coding sequence ATGAAAAATAACACGGAAACTAGAGAAAGACTAATTAACATAAGCAAGGACGGAAGAGGAGCAGATAACTTCAGAATTTCACTTCCTGCAAAATGGCTGAGAGATATGGGGATTAGTTATGATAAGCGAAAAGTAAAGATAGTTTATGACTCTTCTGAGAAAAAAATTATAATTGAAAAAATATAG
- the dctP gene encoding TRAP transporter substrate-binding protein DctP, translating to MKNYNEKERKLFRFCSKYSRQCADSGKRLLMVIFAVLFLPAAGLAEITLRYTDHEPLGRMRTQFIKDVFLANVEKESNGRIKIEDNWDSKVTDGYKALQAIGKDGTADIGIVVPEYSANELPLHQMFKSFPVGPTSDKQVAFFRRIYAEVPAFSAELEKENVVTIFISTGYPVAFFSTKPLNNLKDIKGEKWRSASFWHKDFLQNVGATPVTMPWNDGIFTALEDGSLDGLMVNIDGGDQLSVDKVAPNILFSEKLWMGHVYLLVMNKKTWDSLAEEDKKAIQRAAEISYKSLGSVMDSSFDKQIKDMRKGGAKIRTLRASELKQWETDTKYQEVQNAWVKEQEGKGVENVASTLEKVRVILNDSMK from the coding sequence ATGAAAAATTACAATGAAAAAGAGAGGAAGTTATTCAGGTTTTGTAGTAAGTATTCAAGACAGTGTGCAGATTCAGGCAAGAGATTATTAATGGTAATATTTGCCGTATTATTTCTTCCTGCTGCAGGATTAGCGGAAATAACTCTCAGATATACTGATCACGAGCCGCTGGGCAGAATGCGTACCCAGTTTATTAAAGATGTTTTTTTGGCAAATGTTGAAAAAGAATCAAACGGCCGTATAAAAATAGAGGATAACTGGGACAGTAAAGTTACAGACGGGTACAAGGCACTGCAGGCAATCGGGAAGGACGGTACCGCAGATATAGGTATTGTAGTGCCTGAATACTCTGCCAATGAGCTGCCGCTGCATCAGATGTTCAAAAGTTTTCCTGTTGGCCCCACAAGTGATAAACAGGTTGCATTTTTTCGCCGTATATATGCAGAGGTTCCGGCTTTTTCTGCGGAATTAGAGAAAGAAAATGTAGTTACTATATTTATTAGTACAGGTTATCCGGTGGCGTTCTTTAGTACAAAACCATTGAATAATCTAAAGGACATTAAGGGAGAGAAGTGGCGGTCGGCAAGTTTTTGGCATAAGGATTTTCTTCAAAATGTCGGGGCTACACCTGTTACTATGCCTTGGAATGACGGGATTTTCACAGCATTAGAAGATGGTTCGCTGGACGGGCTTATGGTTAATATAGACGGGGGCGATCAGCTTTCTGTTGATAAAGTTGCTCCTAATATACTATTCTCTGAAAAACTCTGGATGGGGCATGTTTATCTTCTCGTGATGAATAAGAAAACCTGGGATAGTCTGGCAGAAGAGGATAAAAAAGCAATTCAGCGTGCTGCGGAAATTTCGTACAAAAGTTTAGGTTCTGTTATGGACAGCAGTTTTGATAAGCAGATAAAGGATATGAGAAAGGGCGGAGCTAAAATACGGACATTAAGAGCCAGTGAGCTGAAACAGTGGGAAACTGATACAAAATACCAGGAAGTACAGAATGCCTGGGTAAAAGAGCAGGAAGGCAAAGGAGTAGAGAATGTTGCTTCTACTTTGGAGAAGGTTCGTGTTATTTTGAATGATAGTATGAAATAA
- a CDS encoding MerR family transcriptional regulator produces the protein MKNEKLEKEVLIDSELLRKLIVGIGEVSDITGVPTRKLRYWEEKGIIDSVKGSDGETRKYNYLNIKKILMIKELVDEGYTLDAAAVKVEKNIETFFKTFSELMSDDNNYKK, from the coding sequence ATGAAAAATGAAAAATTAGAAAAAGAAGTTTTGATTGATTCAGAATTATTAAGAAAACTTATTGTAGGCATAGGGGAAGTTTCGGATATTACAGGAGTTCCTACCAGAAAGCTGCGTTACTGGGAAGAAAAAGGAATTATTGATTCAGTAAAAGGTTCTGATGGAGAAACAAGAAAGTACAATTATCTCAATATAAAGAAAATTTTAATGATAAAGGAACTGGTAGACGAAGGATACACACTGGATGCCGCAGCTGTTAAAGTTGAAAAGAATATAGAAACATTTTTCAAAACTTTTTCAGAATTAATGAGTGATGATAATAATTATAAAAAGTAA